In the genome of Epinephelus lanceolatus isolate andai-2023 chromosome 18, ASM4190304v1, whole genome shotgun sequence, one region contains:
- the arf2a gene encoding ARF GTPase 2a, translating into MGVFASLFKFGKKEMRILMVGLDAAGKTTILYKLKLGEVVTTIPTIGFNVETVEYKNISFTVWDVGGQDKIRPLWKHYFQNTQGLIFVVDSNDRERANEAKEELMRMLAEDELTDAVLLVFANKQDLPNAMNAAEVTDKLGLHSLRYRNWYIQSTCATSGDGLYEGLDWLSGQLKKGK; encoded by the exons ATGGGGGTTTTTGCTAGCCTGTTTAAGTTCGGCAAGAAAGAAATGAGGATCCTGATGGTAGGACTGGATGCTGCTGGAAAGACCACCATCCTGTACAAACTCAAACTGGGAGAAGTTGTTACCACGATCCCGACCATTG GCTTTAATGTTGAGACGGTTGAATACAAGAACATCAGTTTCACAGTGTGGGATGTCGGTGGTCAGGACAAAATCAGGCCACTCTGGAAGCACTACTTCCAAAACACACAAG GTCTTATTTTCGTGGTGGATAGTAATGACAGGGAGCGAGCTAACGAGGCCAAGGAGGAGCTGATGAGAATGCTGGCCGAAGATGAGCTGACGGATGCTGTGCTGCTTGTGTTTGCCAACAAACAG GACCTGCCCAATGCCATGAATGCAGCTGAGGTCACAGACAAGCTGGGCCTACATAGCCTGCGCTATCGTAACTGGTACATCCAGTCCACGTGTGCCACTAGTGGAGATGGCCTCTACGAGGGTCTTGATTGGCTTTCAGGCCAGCTAAAGAAAGGAAAATGA
- the wnt9b gene encoding protein Wnt-9b, with translation MRSRLPRTACLLRLIALCILLSHTAAYFGLTGREPLVFLPGSFSNESPTGKAHLKQCEQMTLTRRQKRLCRREPGLAETLRESVRLSLLECRYQFRNERWNCSLDGRGSLLKRAFKETAFLLAVSSAALTHALAKACSSGRMERCTCDDSPGIQHREAWQWGICGDNLKYSTKFLKKFLGQKKVSKDLRAQVDAHNIDVGIRAVKSGLKTTCKCHGVSGSCAVRTCWKQLSPFHDTGRLLKYRYDTAVRVLSVTNTATGETELAGPRRHSQSLRTTDLVYLEDSPSFCRPSRYSPGTGGRSCAKDTSCQSLCCGRGYNTAMHLTSLSCHCQVRWCCHVECQTCVREEEVYTCKNA, from the exons ATGCGCTCCAGGCTCCCAAGGACCGCCTGCCTATTGCGACTCATTGCACTCTGCATCCTTCTCTCGCACACTGCAGCTTATTTTGG GCTGACAGGTCGGGAACCCTTGGTGTTTTTACCAGGTTCGTTTTCCAATGAATCTCCGACAGGCAAGGCCCACCTGAAGCAGTGCGAGCAGATGACTTTGACCAGGCGGCAGAAGAGGCTGTGTCGCAGGGAGCCTGGTCTGGCCGAGACGCTGCGGGAGTCGGTGCGCCTCAGTCTGCTGGAGTGTCGCTATCAGTTCAGGAATGAGCGCTGGAACTGCAGTCTGGACGGCCGGGGAAGCCTCCTGAAGAGAG CATTCAAGGAGACTGCCTTCCTACTAGCAGTGTCCTCTGCGGCGCTGACCCATGCACTCGCCAAAGCATGCAGCTCAGGTCGAATGGAGAGGTGCACGTGTGACGACTCCCCCGGCATCCAGCATAGGGAAGCGTGGCAGTGGGGGATCTGCGGAGACAACCTGAAATATAGCACCAAGTTTCTCAAGAAGTTCCTCGGCCAGAAGAAGGTCAGCAAGGACCTAAGGGCTCAAGTTGACGCCCACAACATCGACGTTGGAATTCGG GCAGTGAAGAGCGGCCTGAAAACAACCTGCAAGTGTCACGGCGTATCCGGCTCGTGTGCCGTACGGACTTGCTGGAAGCAGCTGTCTCCTTTCCATGACACCGGACGGCTGCTGAAGTACAGGTACGACACTGCAGTGCGAGTGCTGAGTGTCACCAACACAGCCACTGGGGAGACGGAGCTCGCTGGGCCCCGTCGCCATAGCCAGAGCCTTCGCACTACTGACCTGGTCTACCTGGAAGATTCCCCCAGCTTCTGCAGACCCTCCCGCTACTCCCCGGGCACAGGCGGCCGGTCATGTGCCAAAGACACAAGTTGCCAAAGTCTGTGTTGTGGACGTGGTTATAACACGGCCATGCACCTCACCAGCCTGTCGTGCCACTGCCAGGTACGCTGGTGCTGCCACGTGGAGTGTCAGACAtgtgtgagagaagaggaggtgTATACCTGCAAAAATGCATAA
- the gosr2 gene encoding Golgi SNAP receptor complex member 2: METLYHQTNKQIQEVQSLMGNLEKTDRQSVHLLENELQARIDQIFNQLERLEILASKEPPNRRQNAKLRVDQLKYDVQHLRTALQNFQHRRYAREAQDREREELMNRTFTTNDADTSIPIDETLQLNSNLHNAHRGMDDLLGSGSSILNGLRDQRSTLKGTHKKMLDVANMLGLSNTVMRLIERRATQDKFIMIGGMLVTCVFIFLVIRYLG, translated from the exons ATGGAGACGCTTTATCACCAGACAAACAA GCAAATCCAGGAGGTGCAGTCTTTGATGGGAAATCTGGAAAAGACGGACCGCCAGTCAGTACACT TGTTAGAGAATGAGCTGCAGGCGAGAATCGACCAGATCTTCAATCAATTAGAACGCCTCGAGATCCTGGCCAGCAAGGAGCCACCAAACCGCCGCCAGAATGCCAAATT GCGAGTGGACCAGCTTAAGTATGATGTCCAACACCTTCGGACCGCCCTGCAGAATTTCCAGCACCGACGCTATGCTAGAGAGGcccaggacagagagagggaggaactCATGAACCGTACCTTCACAACCAAT GACGCAGATACCTCCATTCCCATAGATGAGACCCTACAGTTAAACTCCAACTTGCACAACGCACACAGAGGCATGGATGACCTCCTGGGCAGTGGCAGTAGCATCCTCAACGGCCTCAGAGATCAAAGATCCACTCTGAag GGGACCCATAAGAAGATGCTGGATGTGGCCAACATGTTGGGGCTGTCGAACACAGTGATGAGACTAATAGAAAGGCGAGCGACCCAAGATAAGTTCATCATGATTGGAGGCATGCTGGTGACCTGCGTCTTCATCTTCCTGGTAATCAGATACCTGGGCTGA